Below is a genomic region from Microbacterium galbinum.
GCGCTACACCGTCGCCGATGTGCCCGGGTTGATCGAGGGCGCCAGCGAGGGGCGCGGTCTCGGACTGGAGTTCCTGCGCCACGTCGAGCGCTGCTCCGCGCTGCTGCACGTGCTCGATTGCGCCACGCTCGAGCCGGGGCGCGACCCGCTCTCCGATCTCGACGTCATCCTCGCCGAACTGGCCGCCTACGAGGTTCCCGAGGGACAGACCCCTCTGCTGGAGCGCCCGCAGTTCGTCGCCCTGAACAAGATCGACGTGCCCGAGGCTCGTGATCTCGCCGAGCTCGTCCGCCCCGATCTCGAGGAGCGCGGATTCCGCGTCTTCGAGATCTCCACCGTCTCGCACGAGGGTCTGCGTCCGCTGACCTTCGCTCTCGGTGAGCTCGTCGAGAAGGTGCGCGCCGAGCAGGCCGCCGTCGAGGTGCCCCGTGAGCGCGTCGTCATCCGTCCGCGCGGCTCCAAGAAGGAGTTCACGATCCGGGTCGAGGGCGGCACCTACGGCAACGTCTACCGCATCATCGGCGAGAAGCCCGTGCGGTGGGTGCAGCAGACCGACTTCCAGAACGAGGAGGCCGTCGGCTATCTCGCGGACCGGCTCGAGAAGCTGGGCGTCGAGGACGAGCTCTTCCGCCTCGGTGCGGTGCAGGGATCGACCGTCGTCATCGGCGAGGGCGACAGCATCGTCTTCGACTGGGAGCCGACGATGACCTCGGCCGCCGAACTCATGACGGCCCCGCGAGGGACCGACCCGCGTCTCGCGCCGAATGCGCGACGCACGACGTCGGAGCGTCGTGAGAACTACTACGAGCGAATGGATGCCAAGGCCGCGGCGCGCGCGGAGGTCG
It encodes:
- the obgE gene encoding GTPase ObgE; amino-acid sequence: MVTFVDTVTLHLRAGKGGNGCVSVHREKFKPLGGPDGGNGGDGGDIVLVADPQTGTLLSYHHSPHRSSPNGGFGMGDHRAGFMGEDLELPVPVGTVVKNTDGDVLIDMIIPGERFVVAKGGLGGLGNAALSSPKRKAPGFALLGTPGYEGDVVLELKTVADVALVGYPSAGKSSLIGAISAARPKIADYPFTTLHPNLGVVQAGDARYTVADVPGLIEGASEGRGLGLEFLRHVERCSALLHVLDCATLEPGRDPLSDLDVILAELAAYEVPEGQTPLLERPQFVALNKIDVPEARDLAELVRPDLEERGFRVFEISTVSHEGLRPLTFALGELVEKVRAEQAAVEVPRERVVIRPRGSKKEFTIRVEGGTYGNVYRIIGEKPVRWVQQTDFQNEEAVGYLADRLEKLGVEDELFRLGAVQGSTVVIGEGDSIVFDWEPTMTSAAELMTAPRGTDPRLAPNARRTTSERRENYYERMDAKAAARAEVEAQRLAAYREEGE